A single Micromonospora luteifusca DNA region contains:
- a CDS encoding bifunctional methylenetetrahydrofolate dehydrogenase/methenyltetrahydrofolate cyclohydrolase yields MTATLLDGKATAAEIKDELRIRVKALAERGITPGLGTVLVGADPGSQAYVNGKHRDCAEVGIASIRRELPADATQQQVDDVLAELNADPACHGYIVQLPLPAHLDTQRVLELIDPDKDADGLHPVNLGRLVLGYDGPLPCTPRGIVELLRRHDVALRGATVAVVGRGNTVGRPLGLLLTRRSENATVTLCHTGTLDLASHTRAADIVIVAAGVPGLLTGDMIHPGAVVVDVGITRVIGADGKGRYTGDVDPEVAETAGALVPMPGGVGPMTRAMLLTNVVERAERG; encoded by the coding sequence GTGACGGCGACGCTTCTGGACGGCAAGGCAACCGCGGCAGAGATCAAGGACGAGCTGCGGATACGGGTGAAGGCACTCGCGGAACGCGGCATCACCCCCGGGCTCGGCACGGTCCTGGTCGGGGCGGACCCGGGCAGTCAGGCGTACGTCAACGGCAAGCACCGTGACTGCGCAGAGGTGGGCATCGCCTCGATCCGCCGAGAACTGCCGGCCGACGCCACCCAGCAGCAGGTCGACGACGTGCTGGCCGAGCTGAACGCCGACCCGGCGTGCCACGGCTACATCGTCCAGTTGCCGCTGCCGGCGCACCTCGACACCCAGCGGGTGCTGGAGCTGATCGACCCGGACAAGGACGCCGACGGCCTGCACCCGGTCAACCTGGGCCGGCTCGTCCTCGGCTACGACGGTCCGCTGCCCTGCACCCCGCGCGGCATCGTGGAGCTGCTCCGCCGGCACGACGTGGCGCTGCGCGGCGCCACCGTCGCGGTGGTCGGTCGGGGCAACACCGTCGGCCGCCCGCTCGGCCTGCTGCTCACCCGGCGCAGCGAGAACGCCACGGTCACCCTGTGCCACACCGGCACCCTCGACCTCGCCTCGCACACTCGGGCCGCTGACATCGTCATCGTCGCGGCCGGCGTGCCGGGCCTGCTCACCGGCGACATGATCCACCCCGGCGCGGTCGTGGTGGACGTCGGCATCACCCGTGTGATCGGCGCGGACGGCAAGGGCCGCTACACCGGCGACGTGGACCCGGAGGTGGCCGAGACGGCCGGCGCGCTGGTCCCCATGCCCGGCGGCGTGGGTCCGATGACCCGGGCCATGCTGCTCACCAACGTCGTGGAGCGCGCCGAGCGCGGTTGA
- a CDS encoding peptide ABC transporter substrate-binding protein: MRVRRLAAWTALPLAVTLGLAACGSGGDGGSGGSGSSAVSIQIAEPKHLVPTNTTETSGAQVLTGLFSPLVDYDAQNKPYEVAAQSVTSSDNKVWTIKLKDGFTFHNGEKVTSEDYINAWNYGAYAPNGQDSNYFFEKIAGYTDLQGKAPKAKEMSGLKKVDDLTFTVTLSDPYIDFKTVLGYTAFYPMPDAAFSAPGVLKDSYEQAPIGQGPFKMKGTWQHDSKIDVERYDAYPGEKPKVKNIEFRIYQQLTAAYADVLADNLDVLPTIPSESLSTAPSDLGDRYKTSPMSSFQFLAFPTFDKDYSNPDVRKAISMAIDREEITKSVFKDSQQPARSFVSPVLPGYRENTAGKAGEFNPTEAKKLYQAAGGPSKIVISYNGDGGHKDWVDATVNQLKANLGVDAVGSAEPKFADLLTKVEKKQPVGMFRMAWVMDYPTMEDYLGPLYTTNGSSNYYGYSNPDFDRLVKEGSAAKTQDEAIAKYQQAEDILAKDMPVIPLRFGENVFGTSSKVKNVQMDLFQRVNLVKIEAAS, translated from the coding sequence ATGCGAGTTCGTAGACTCGCCGCCTGGACCGCCCTCCCGCTCGCGGTGACGCTGGGCCTCGCGGCCTGCGGCAGCGGCGGAGACGGTGGATCCGGCGGCAGCGGCAGTTCGGCGGTCAGCATCCAGATCGCCGAGCCGAAGCACCTGGTTCCCACCAACACGACGGAGACGTCCGGGGCGCAGGTGCTCACCGGCCTGTTCAGCCCGCTCGTCGACTACGACGCCCAGAACAAGCCGTACGAGGTCGCGGCCCAGTCGGTGACCTCGTCCGACAACAAGGTCTGGACGATCAAGCTCAAGGACGGCTTCACCTTCCACAACGGTGAGAAGGTCACGTCCGAGGACTACATCAACGCCTGGAACTACGGCGCGTACGCCCCCAACGGTCAGGACAGCAACTACTTCTTCGAGAAGATCGCTGGCTACACGGACCTGCAGGGCAAGGCGCCGAAGGCCAAGGAGATGTCCGGTCTGAAGAAGGTCGACGACCTCACCTTCACCGTGACGCTGTCCGACCCGTACATCGACTTCAAGACGGTGCTCGGCTACACCGCGTTCTACCCGATGCCCGACGCCGCGTTCTCGGCCCCGGGCGTGCTCAAGGACTCCTACGAGCAGGCACCGATCGGGCAGGGCCCCTTCAAGATGAAGGGCACGTGGCAGCACGACAGCAAGATCGATGTCGAGCGCTACGACGCGTACCCGGGCGAGAAGCCCAAGGTCAAGAACATTGAGTTCCGGATCTACCAGCAGCTGACCGCGGCCTACGCGGACGTCCTGGCGGACAACCTGGACGTGCTGCCCACGATCCCGTCCGAGAGCCTGAGCACCGCGCCGAGCGACCTGGGCGACCGGTACAAGACGAGCCCGATGTCGTCGTTCCAGTTCCTGGCGTTCCCGACGTTCGACAAGGACTACAGCAACCCGGACGTGCGTAAGGCCATCTCGATGGCGATCGACCGTGAGGAGATCACCAAGTCGGTCTTCAAGGACTCGCAGCAGCCGGCGCGCTCCTTCGTCTCGCCGGTCCTGCCGGGCTACCGGGAGAACACCGCGGGCAAGGCCGGGGAGTTCAACCCGACCGAGGCCAAGAAGCTCTACCAGGCCGCGGGTGGTCCGTCGAAGATCGTCATCTCCTACAACGGCGACGGCGGTCACAAGGACTGGGTCGACGCCACGGTCAACCAGCTGAAGGCCAACCTGGGTGTCGACGCCGTCGGTTCGGCCGAGCCGAAGTTCGCCGACCTGCTGACCAAGGTCGAGAAGAAGCAGCCGGTGGGTATGTTCCGGATGGCCTGGGTCATGGACTACCCGACCATGGAGGACTACCTCGGCCCGCTGTACACCACGAACGGCTCGTCGAACTACTACGGCTACAGCAACCCGGACTTCGACCGACTGGTCAAGGAGGGTTCCGCCGCCAAGACGCAGGACGAGGCGATCGCCAAGTACCAGCAGGCGGAGGACATCCTGGCCAAGGACATGCCGGTGATCCCGCTCCGCTTCGGCGAGAACGTGTTCGGCACCTCGTCCAAGGTCAAGAACGTGCAGATGGACCTGTTCCAGCGGGTCAACCTCGTCAAGATCGAAGCAGCCAGCTGA
- a CDS encoding ABC transporter permease translates to MFRYILRRLLQMVLAFFGTTLIVYALTFAGQGDPIQALAGERPVTPAQRAYLTEKYHLDATGVGGFFYRYFDYVKNLLQGNLGESLTGRNIGDILQQAWPVTVQLALIALAVAIIFGVSAGVIAGIRRASIFDNSTLVLTLLVLGIPTIVLAPLAQYFLGVKWQLFPPTAGSDPTFYALLLPGIVLGSLSLATALRLTRASVAENLRADYVRTARSKGLVKRRIVVVHVLRNSLIPVVTFLGVELGNLMSGAIITEGVFNIPGVGFNLFRGIRTEDGPLVVGIVSVLVVVYLVSNLVVDVLYAVLDPRIRYE, encoded by the coding sequence ATGTTCCGCTACATCTTGCGGCGCCTACTGCAGATGGTCCTGGCGTTCTTCGGGACCACCCTGATCGTCTACGCGCTGACATTCGCCGGGCAGGGCGACCCCATCCAGGCGCTCGCCGGCGAGCGGCCGGTGACGCCAGCCCAACGGGCCTACCTGACCGAGAAGTACCACCTGGACGCCACCGGCGTCGGCGGCTTCTTCTACCGCTACTTCGACTACGTGAAGAACCTCCTCCAGGGCAACCTGGGCGAATCGCTGACCGGTCGGAACATCGGTGACATCCTCCAGCAAGCTTGGCCGGTCACCGTTCAACTCGCGCTCATCGCCCTCGCCGTGGCGATCATCTTCGGCGTCAGCGCCGGCGTGATCGCCGGTATCCGCCGGGCCAGCATCTTCGACAACTCGACGCTGGTGCTCACCCTGCTGGTGCTGGGCATCCCGACCATCGTGCTGGCACCGCTGGCGCAGTACTTCCTGGGCGTCAAGTGGCAGCTCTTCCCGCCCACCGCCGGCTCCGACCCGACGTTCTACGCGCTCCTGCTGCCCGGCATCGTGCTCGGCTCGCTGTCGCTGGCCACGGCGCTGCGGCTCACCCGCGCCTCGGTGGCGGAGAACCTGCGCGCGGACTACGTCCGGACCGCCCGGTCCAAGGGCCTGGTCAAGCGCCGGATCGTCGTCGTCCACGTGCTGCGCAACTCGCTCATCCCGGTGGTCACCTTCCTCGGTGTGGAGCTGGGCAACCTGATGAGCGGCGCGATCATCACCGAGGGCGTCTTCAACATCCCCGGCGTGGGCTTCAACCTCTTCCGCGGCATCCGCACCGAGGACGGCCCCCTGGTGGTGGGCATCGTCAGTGTGCTCGTCGTGGTCTACCTGGTCTCGAACCTGGTGGTGGACGTCCTGTACGCCGTACTCGACCCGAGGATCCGCTATGAGTGA
- a CDS encoding ABC transporter permease, whose translation MSDFETVAASENQAARRGPSGEPGAPNQVGAPHKPRSLAGDAWRDLRRNPIFWISLALVVTFTLMALFPGVFTANNPNDCVLSRQHAGPSGGAIFGYDFQGCDTFSRAVYGTRASLVVGALAALGTGIIALVVGMLAGYFGHWVDAVLSRVIDVVLGIPLLLAAIVLLKRVSSDSQWARIGAVVFVLALLGWTTAARVVRSSVITAKEQDYVAAARMLGAGNGRIMWRHILPNSLAPAIVVLTIALGSFIAAEATLSFLGIGLKAPTISWGQDIDTGRIHMREAATPLIVPSAFLALTVLAFIMLGDAIRDAFDPKLR comes from the coding sequence ATGAGTGATTTTGAAACGGTGGCGGCCAGCGAGAACCAGGCCGCGCGGCGTGGCCCCTCGGGCGAGCCGGGCGCACCCAACCAGGTCGGCGCCCCGCACAAGCCTCGCAGCCTGGCCGGAGACGCCTGGCGCGACCTGCGCCGCAACCCGATCTTCTGGATCTCGCTGGCACTGGTCGTCACCTTCACCCTGATGGCGCTGTTCCCCGGCGTGTTCACCGCCAACAACCCGAACGACTGCGTGCTCTCCCGGCAGCACGCCGGACCGTCCGGCGGGGCCATCTTCGGGTACGACTTCCAGGGCTGCGACACGTTCTCCCGGGCGGTCTACGGCACCCGGGCCTCGCTGGTGGTCGGTGCGCTCGCCGCGCTCGGCACCGGGATCATCGCGCTGGTGGTCGGCATGCTCGCCGGCTACTTCGGCCACTGGGTCGACGCGGTGCTCTCCCGGGTGATCGACGTGGTGCTCGGCATCCCGCTGCTGCTGGCCGCGATCGTGCTGCTCAAGCGGGTGTCCAGCGACAGCCAGTGGGCACGGATCGGCGCGGTCGTCTTCGTGCTTGCCCTTCTCGGCTGGACGACCGCCGCCCGGGTGGTGCGTTCCTCGGTGATCACCGCGAAGGAGCAGGACTACGTCGCGGCGGCCCGGATGCTCGGCGCCGGCAACGGCCGGATCATGTGGCGGCACATCCTGCCGAACTCACTGGCCCCGGCCATCGTCGTACTGACCATCGCGCTCGGGTCGTTCATCGCGGCCGAGGCGACGCTCTCGTTCCTCGGCATCGGGCTGAAGGCACCGACCATCTCGTGGGGCCAGGACATCGACACCGGCCGGATCCACATGCGCGAGGCGGCCACGCCGCTGATCGTCCCGTCCGCGTTCCTCGCGCTGACCGTGCTGGCGTTCATCATGCTCGGCGACGCGATCCGTGACGCCTTCGACCCGAAGCTCCGGTGA
- a CDS encoding ABC transporter ATP-binding protein: MTVQPTPASATPEGGHLLELRDLHIEFRTNEGVAQVINGVSYHLDAGETLAVLGESGSGKSVTAQAIMGILDTPPAFIRSGQILYQGQDLLTRSEEQRRQIRGTEIAMIFQDALSALNPVFPVGWQIGETLRQRAGMSRADARRRAIELMDLVKIPGAAKRIGDYPHQFSGGMRQRVMIAMALALDPKVLIADEPTTALDVTVQAQIMDLLADLRREFNMAMILITHDLGVVAGVADRIAVMYAGRIVEHADVRSLYKAPAHPYTKGLLESIPRLDVRGQELSTIKGLPPNLMRIPSGCPFHPRCPYVQQVCVDVVPHDLVLGDGRTSACHFAQEVRDDSVAR, translated from the coding sequence ATGACCGTTCAACCCACGCCCGCCTCCGCAACTCCAGAAGGCGGCCACCTGCTGGAGTTGCGGGACCTGCACATCGAGTTCCGCACCAACGAGGGTGTGGCCCAGGTGATCAACGGCGTGTCGTACCACCTCGACGCCGGCGAGACGCTGGCCGTGCTCGGTGAGTCGGGGTCCGGCAAGTCGGTCACCGCTCAGGCGATCATGGGCATCCTGGACACGCCGCCCGCGTTCATCCGTTCCGGCCAGATCCTTTACCAGGGTCAGGACCTGCTCACCCGTTCCGAGGAGCAGCGCCGGCAGATCCGCGGCACGGAGATCGCGATGATCTTCCAGGACGCGCTCTCCGCGCTGAACCCGGTCTTCCCGGTCGGTTGGCAGATCGGCGAGACGCTGCGCCAGCGCGCCGGCATGTCCCGGGCCGACGCCCGGCGCCGGGCCATCGAGCTGATGGACCTGGTCAAGATCCCGGGTGCCGCCAAGCGGATCGGCGACTACCCGCACCAGTTCTCCGGCGGTATGCGGCAGCGCGTCATGATCGCGATGGCGCTGGCGCTGGACCCGAAGGTGCTGATCGCCGACGAGCCCACCACGGCCCTCGACGTCACCGTGCAGGCCCAGATCATGGACCTGCTGGCCGACCTGCGCCGGGAATTCAACATGGCGATGATCCTGATCACCCACGACCTGGGTGTGGTCGCCGGTGTCGCCGACCGGATCGCGGTCATGTACGCCGGCCGGATCGTCGAGCACGCCGACGTCCGCTCGCTCTACAAGGCGCCGGCCCACCCGTACACCAAGGGGTTGTTGGAGTCGATCCCGCGGTTGGACGTCCGTGGCCAGGAGCTGTCGACGATCAAGGGATTGCCGCCGAACCTGATGCGCATCCCGTCCGGCTGCCCGTTCCACCCCCGCTGCCCGTACGTCCAGCAGGTCTGCGTGGACGTCGTGCCGCACGACCTGGTCCTCGGCGACGGCCGGACCAGCGCTTGCCACTTCGCGCAGGAGGTCCGTGATGACAGCGTCGCCCGCTAA
- a CDS encoding ABC transporter ATP-binding protein has translation MTASPANSTKVRGETILSVDNLVKHFPITQGVLFQRQIGAVKAVDGVSFELRRGETLGVVGESGCGKSTLARLLMRLETPTSGQATLEGRDLFKASGGELRRLRRNMQMVMQDPYTSLNPRMTVGDIIGEPFEIHSDAAPKGSKQKRVQELLDLVGLNPEHINRYPHQFSGGQRQRIGIARALALRPEIIVCDEPVSALDVSIQAQVINLLKQLQDELGLSYIFIAHDLSVVRHIADRVAVMYLGRIVEIGTDDEIYERATHPYTQALLSAVPVPDPEAREQRNMIRLVGDVPSPADPPSGCHFRTRCWKAQDICAIEDPATVPRAADPHPSACHFAELRPATP, from the coding sequence ATGACAGCGTCGCCCGCTAACTCCACAAAGGTCCGTGGCGAGACCATCCTCTCCGTGGACAACCTGGTGAAGCACTTCCCGATCACTCAGGGCGTGCTGTTCCAGCGGCAGATCGGCGCGGTCAAGGCCGTCGACGGGGTGAGCTTCGAGCTGCGCCGGGGCGAGACGCTGGGCGTGGTCGGCGAGTCCGGCTGCGGCAAGTCCACCCTCGCCCGGTTGCTGATGCGGCTGGAGACGCCCACCTCCGGGCAGGCAACCCTGGAGGGCCGGGACCTGTTCAAGGCATCCGGGGGTGAGCTGCGCCGGCTGCGCCGCAACATGCAGATGGTGATGCAGGACCCGTACACCTCGTTGAACCCGCGGATGACCGTCGGCGACATCATCGGCGAGCCGTTCGAGATCCACTCGGATGCCGCACCGAAGGGCAGCAAGCAGAAGCGGGTCCAGGAACTGCTCGACCTGGTCGGTCTCAACCCGGAGCACATCAACAGGTACCCGCACCAGTTCTCCGGCGGTCAGCGTCAGCGCATCGGCATCGCCCGCGCGCTCGCGCTGCGGCCCGAGATCATCGTCTGTGACGAGCCGGTGTCGGCCCTGGACGTCTCCATCCAGGCCCAGGTGATCAACCTGCTGAAGCAACTGCAGGACGAGCTCGGGCTCTCGTACATCTTCATCGCCCACGACCTGTCCGTGGTGCGGCACATCGCCGACCGGGTCGCGGTGATGTACCTCGGCCGGATCGTGGAGATCGGCACCGATGACGAGATCTACGAGCGGGCCACCCATCCGTACACCCAGGCTCTGCTCTCCGCAGTGCCGGTGCCGGACCCGGAGGCCCGCGAGCAGCGCAACATGATCCGGCTGGTCGGCGACGTGCCCAGCCCGGCCGACCCGCCGAGCGGTTGCCACTTCCGGACCCGCTGCTGGAAGGCCCAGGACATCTGCGCCATCGAGGACCCGGCAACGGTCCCCCGCGCAGCGGATCCGCACCCCTCCGCCTGCCACTTCGCCGAGCTCCGCCCCGCAACCCCCTAA
- the purH gene encoding bifunctional phosphoribosylaminoimidazolecarboxamide formyltransferase/IMP cyclohydrolase, translating to MSPTQDGRRPIRRALVSVYDKTGLVELAQALHAAGVEIVSTGSTAGTIAAAGVPVTPVETVTGFPEVLDGRVKTLHPKVHAGLLADLRKDTHVVQLDELGVAAFDLLVSNLYPFQATVASGAGVEECVEQIDIGGPAMVRAAAKNHASVAVLTDPTGYPALIGALDEGGFTLAQRRALAARAFADIAEYDVAVAQWCAQELAPADDSWPAFTGSALRKSTVLRYGENPHQPAALYTDPDAPAGLAQAEQLHGKEMSYNNYVDADAAWRAANDFADQPAVAIIKHANPCGIAVGADVAEAHRKAHACDPVSAYGGVIAVNRPVSVELARQVADIFTEVVVAPGFDEGAVEVLQGKKNIRLLRAPAWSPAKVEWRPVTGGVLTQVADRVDAPGDDPASWQLATGEAADEELLRDLAFAWRAVRAVKSNAILLAKDGATVGVGMGQVNRVDSAQLAVSRAGADRARGSVAASDAFFPFADGPQILIDAGVRAIVQPGGSIRDEEVIEAAKKANVTMYLTKTRHFFH from the coding sequence GTGAGTCCCACTCAGGACGGGCGTCGCCCGATCAGGCGGGCGCTGGTCAGCGTCTACGACAAGACCGGGCTGGTCGAGCTCGCCCAGGCCCTGCACGCCGCCGGCGTGGAGATCGTGTCCACCGGCAGCACGGCGGGCACCATCGCCGCCGCCGGTGTGCCGGTGACGCCGGTGGAGACGGTGACCGGGTTCCCCGAGGTGCTCGACGGCCGGGTGAAGACCCTGCACCCGAAGGTGCACGCGGGTCTCCTCGCCGACCTGCGCAAGGACACGCACGTCGTGCAGCTCGACGAGCTGGGGGTGGCGGCGTTCGACCTGTTGGTCTCCAACCTCTACCCCTTCCAGGCGACCGTCGCCTCCGGCGCCGGTGTCGAGGAGTGCGTGGAGCAGATCGACATCGGTGGCCCGGCCATGGTGCGGGCCGCCGCCAAGAACCACGCTTCGGTCGCCGTGCTCACCGACCCGACCGGTTACCCGGCGCTGATCGGCGCGCTCGACGAGGGCGGCTTCACCCTGGCCCAGCGTCGCGCGTTGGCAGCGCGGGCGTTCGCCGACATCGCCGAGTACGACGTGGCGGTTGCCCAGTGGTGCGCCCAGGAGCTGGCCCCGGCCGACGACTCGTGGCCGGCGTTCACCGGGTCGGCGCTGCGCAAGTCGACGGTGCTGCGCTACGGGGAGAACCCGCACCAGCCGGCCGCGCTCTACACGGACCCGGACGCCCCGGCGGGGCTGGCCCAGGCCGAGCAGCTGCACGGCAAGGAGATGTCGTACAACAACTACGTCGACGCGGACGCCGCGTGGCGGGCCGCGAACGATTTCGCCGACCAGCCCGCCGTGGCGATCATCAAGCACGCCAACCCGTGCGGCATCGCGGTGGGCGCGGACGTGGCCGAGGCGCACCGCAAGGCGCACGCCTGCGACCCGGTGTCGGCGTACGGGGGCGTGATCGCGGTCAACCGGCCGGTCTCGGTCGAGCTGGCCCGGCAGGTCGCCGACATCTTCACCGAGGTGGTGGTCGCCCCCGGCTTCGACGAGGGTGCGGTCGAGGTGCTGCAGGGCAAGAAGAACATCCGGCTGCTGCGCGCGCCGGCCTGGAGCCCGGCGAAGGTCGAGTGGCGGCCGGTGACCGGTGGCGTGCTGACCCAGGTCGCCGACCGCGTGGACGCACCCGGTGACGACCCGGCGAGCTGGCAGTTGGCGACCGGCGAGGCGGCCGATGAGGAGCTGCTGCGCGACCTCGCGTTCGCGTGGCGGGCGGTCCGCGCGGTGAAGAGCAACGCGATCCTGCTCGCCAAGGACGGCGCCACCGTCGGCGTCGGCATGGGTCAGGTCAACCGGGTCGACTCGGCACAGCTCGCGGTCAGCCGCGCGGGTGCCGATCGGGCGCGCGGCTCGGTCGCCGCTTCGGACGCGTTCTTCCCGTTCGCCGACGGTCCGCAGATCCTCATCGACGCGGGCGTCCGCGCCATCGTCCAGCCTGGTGGCTCAATCCGCGACGAAGAGGTCATCGAAGCAGCCAAGAAGGCCAACGTCACGATGTACCTGACGAAGACCCGGCACTTCTTCCACTGA
- the purN gene encoding phosphoribosylglycinamide formyltransferase: MTEPASVARIVVLVSGSGSNLQSLLDASVDPAYGAQVVAVGADRDGIAGLDRAAAAGVPTFVERVRDHDTRADWDAALTAHVAKHQPDLVISAGFLKLVGPQFLAAFGDRYLNTHNTLLPAFPGIHGPRDALAYGVKLTGATLFFVDAGMDTGPIVAQVAVPVLDDDDVDTLTERIKEAERRQLVEQVGRLVREGWTITGRKVTVP, from the coding sequence GTGACCGAGCCCGCGTCTGTCGCCCGCATCGTCGTCCTCGTCTCCGGCTCCGGAAGCAACCTTCAGTCGCTGTTGGATGCCTCCGTCGATCCCGCGTACGGCGCGCAGGTCGTCGCGGTCGGCGCGGACCGCGACGGCATCGCCGGCCTGGACCGGGCCGCCGCGGCCGGGGTGCCGACCTTCGTCGAGCGGGTCCGTGACCACGACACCCGGGCGGACTGGGACGCCGCGCTCACCGCGCACGTCGCGAAGCACCAACCCGACCTGGTCATCTCCGCCGGTTTCCTCAAGCTGGTCGGGCCGCAGTTCCTCGCTGCCTTCGGCGACCGCTACCTGAACACCCACAACACCCTGCTGCCGGCGTTCCCCGGCATCCACGGCCCGCGTGACGCCCTCGCCTACGGCGTGAAGCTCACCGGGGCCACCCTCTTCTTCGTCGACGCCGGCATGGACACCGGGCCGATCGTCGCGCAGGTCGCGGTGCCGGTGCTCGACGACGACGACGTGGACACGCTCACCGAGCGCATCAAGGAAGCTGAGCGGCGCCAGCTCGTCGAGCAGGTCGGTCGCCTGGTCCGCGAAGGCTGGACCATCACCGGAAGGAAGGTCACGGTTCCGTGA
- a CDS encoding DUF4190 domain-containing protein: MQPGNPGQDPYGQQPNQDPTAPQPPHDPYAPPPGAPYGQQPAAPYGQQPAAPYGQPPVSGQPYGQQQPYQDPYGQQQPPYSGGPTYPNAGYPQAQGQNNTLGLVALILGIASIPLSCCPFLGIPVGIGGLVTGYLARQKVAQGQASNAGQAKAGLICGAVGVALGIIGIILSVALNVGLPTQP; this comes from the coding sequence ATGCAACCCGGTAACCCCGGCCAGGACCCGTACGGCCAGCAGCCCAATCAGGACCCGACCGCTCCCCAGCCGCCGCACGACCCGTACGCCCCGCCGCCCGGCGCCCCGTACGGCCAGCAGCCGGCCGCCCCGTACGGCCAACAGCCGGCGGCCCCGTACGGCCAGCCGCCGGTCTCCGGTCAGCCCTACGGCCAGCAGCAGCCGTACCAGGACCCGTACGGCCAGCAGCAGCCTCCGTACAGCGGCGGCCCGACGTACCCGAACGCCGGATACCCGCAGGCGCAGGGGCAGAACAACACCCTCGGCCTGGTGGCGCTGATCCTCGGTATCGCGTCGATCCCGCTGTCGTGCTGCCCCTTCCTGGGCATCCCGGTCGGCATTGGTGGCCTGGTGACCGGCTACCTCGCCCGCCAGAAGGTCGCCCAGGGTCAGGCCAGCAACGCCGGGCAGGCCAAGGCTGGCCTGATCTGTGGTGCGGTCGGCGTCGCGCTCGGCATCATCGGGATCATCCTGAGCGTCGCGCTGAACGTCGGCCTGCCGACCCAGCCCTGA
- a CDS encoding cell division protein PerM — protein sequence MSPVTPDRPSRPGGVRADDRPVDRAAPARRVPAPRAGGSPRGRAPLPVAAGVAAGWAALTSYLPVAIVLGLVQLGTDSTTLTSTLRTALAGWLLGHGVPLHTESGPLGLAPLALTVLALWRLTRAGVHVSRAIGARDTRSPRRALLAAGAVGIAYALLGALAAVLVGTGGPDASVLRAGATFAVIGTLAALVGATRITAVTRLLVTRIPGPVRDGIRTGLVAGLLLLGAGAGAAGLAVATGGGDAADMIGAYRTGVAGQAGITLVSVAYAPNAAIWSASYLLGPGFAVGTDTVVRTSEVSVGALPAVPLLAGLPRGPVDGFGALLLAVPVLAGMIAGWLLARRVARLAGPERAPQRWAELLASAALAGPVAGVLLGVAAAVSGGPLGAGRLAQVGPVGWQVGAVAAGVIAVGALLGAAATRALTRASAQ from the coding sequence ATGTCCCCCGTCACCCCTGACCGTCCCAGCCGTCCCGGCGGTGTGCGCGCCGACGACCGGCCGGTCGACCGTGCCGCGCCGGCCCGACGGGTGCCCGCGCCCCGCGCGGGTGGGTCACCACGCGGGCGTGCACCGCTGCCCGTCGCCGCCGGGGTGGCTGCCGGCTGGGCTGCCCTCACCTCCTACCTGCCGGTCGCCATCGTGCTCGGCCTGGTCCAGCTCGGCACGGATTCCACCACCCTGACCAGCACCCTGCGCACCGCGCTGGCCGGCTGGCTGCTCGGGCACGGCGTGCCACTGCACACCGAGTCCGGCCCACTCGGGCTCGCCCCGCTGGCGCTGACCGTGCTCGCGCTCTGGCGACTGACCCGGGCCGGTGTGCACGTCAGCCGCGCGATCGGCGCCCGCGACACCCGCTCACCGCGCCGGGCCCTGCTCGCCGCGGGCGCGGTCGGCATCGCGTACGCGCTGCTCGGCGCGCTCGCGGCCGTGCTGGTCGGCACCGGCGGGCCGGATGCGTCCGTGCTCCGGGCGGGAGCCACCTTCGCGGTGATCGGCACACTCGCCGCGCTGGTCGGCGCGACCCGCATCACCGCCGTGACCCGGCTACTCGTCACTCGGATACCGGGACCGGTGCGCGACGGCATTCGCACCGGTCTGGTGGCTGGGCTGCTGCTGCTCGGCGCGGGCGCCGGCGCGGCCGGCCTGGCCGTGGCAACCGGCGGCGGCGACGCGGCGGACATGATCGGCGCGTACCGGACCGGGGTTGCCGGGCAGGCCGGCATCACCCTGGTCAGCGTCGCGTACGCGCCGAACGCGGCGATCTGGTCCGCCAGCTACCTGCTCGGGCCGGGCTTCGCGGTCGGCACCGACACCGTGGTTCGCACCAGTGAGGTGTCGGTTGGCGCGCTGCCGGCCGTGCCATTGCTCGCCGGCCTGCCGCGCGGCCCGGTGGACGGCTTCGGCGCCCTGCTGCTCGCGGTGCCGGTGTTGGCCGGGATGATCGCCGGCTGGTTGCTCGCACGCCGGGTGGCTCGACTCGCCGGGCCGGAGCGTGCCCCGCAGCGCTGGGCCGAGTTGCTGGCGTCGGCGGCGCTGGCCGGGCCGGTGGCCGGCGTGCTGCTCGGCGTGGCCGCGGCAGTGTCCGGCGGGCCGCTCGGTGCCGGTCGGTTGGCGCAGGTCGGGCCGGTGGGCTGGCAGGTCGGGGCGGTGGCGGCCGGTGTCATCGCGGTCGGCGCACTGCTCGGCGCCGCCGCCACCCGAGCGCTTACCCGCGCCTCCGCTCAGTAG